The following proteins are encoded in a genomic region of Parus major isolate Abel chromosome 18, Parus_major1.1, whole genome shotgun sequence:
- the LOC107212459 gene encoding melanin-concentrating hormone receptor 1-like: MAPGNSSRNFSAPEAQNGSVAEKPAPHTNVIMPSVFSIICFLGITGNLIVIYTIVKKKKLKCKQTVPDIFIFNLSIVDLLFLLGMPFLIHQLLGDGSWYFGAPLCTIITALDTNSQITSTNILTVMTLDRYLATVYPLKSTYVRTPCVAALVICLVWLLSFLTIIPVWMYAGLMPLEDGTVRCALLLPNPETDIYWFTLYQFMLAFAVPLVIICVVYFKILQHMATTVVPLPQRSLRVRTKKVTRMAVAICSAFFICWAPFYILQLIHLGIDTPSMAFFYAYNFAISLGYANSCLNPFLYIALSETFKRQFLVAIRPAKEPSHNSSSANNNSMTEASVCLKLAPESTQQTQFLEDFPPRSLPVTVAVH; encoded by the exons ATGGCCCCCGGCAACTCTTCCCGCAACTTCTCGGCGCCGGAGGCTCAGAACGGCTCAG TAGCAGAGAAGCCAGCACCACACACCAATGTGATCATGCCCAGTGTCTTCAGCATCATCTGCTTCCTGGGCATCACAGGGAACCTCATTGTGATCTACACGATCGTCAAGAAGAAGAAGCTGAAATGCAAACAGACCGTGCCTGATATTTTCATCTTCAACCTCTCCATCGTGGACCTCCTGTTCCTCTTGGGCATGCCCTTCCTCATCCACCAGCTCTTGGGCGACGGCTCGTGGTACTTTGGAGCTCCCTTGTGCACCATCATCACCGCCCTGGACACAAACAGCCAGATCACCAGCACCAACATCCTCACAGTGATGACACTGGACCGTTACCTGGCCACCGTCTACCCCCTCAAATCCACCTACGTTCGGACGCCGTGCGTTGCGGCTCTGGTCATCTGCCTGGTGTGGCTCCTGTCCTTCCTGACCATCATTCCCGTGTGGATGTACGCAGGCCTAATGCCCCTGGAGGATGGCACCGTGCGCTGCGCTCTCCTGCTCCCCAACCCAGAGACTGACATCTACTGGTTCACCCTCTACCAGTTCATGCTGGCCTTTGCTGTGCCCTTGGTCATCATCTGCGTGGTCTATTTTAAGATCCTGCAGCACATGGCCACCACCGTGGTCCCGCTGCCCCAGAGGAGTCTCCGGGTGCGTACAAAGAAGGTCACTCGAATGGCAGTCGCCATCTGTTCTGCCTTCTTTATTTGCTGGGCTCCCTTCTACATCCTCCAGCTGATTCACCTGGGCATCGACACCCCATCCATGGCCTTCTTTTATGCCTACAACTTTGCCATTAGCTTGGGCTACGCCAACAGCTGCCTCAACCCCTTCCTCTACATTGCCCTCAGCGAGACCTTCAAGCGCCAGTTCCTGGTGGCCATTCGCCCTGCCAAAGAGCCCTCTcacaacagcagctctgccaacaACAACAGCATGACAGAGGCCAGTGTGTGCCTGAAGCTGGCGCCAGAATCCACCCAGCAGACTCAGTTTCTGGAGGACTTTCCCCCACGCTCACTGCCGGTGACTGTGGCTGTTCACTAG